The following coding sequences are from one Virgibacillus necropolis window:
- a CDS encoding YpdA family putative bacillithiol disulfide reductase encodes MQKEHIIIVGGGPCGMSCAIELKNKNIKALIIEKENIVNTIYNFPTHQMFFSSSEKLEIGNVAFITERQKPVRNQALAYYRSVAERQSLRINPFEKVRNVIKKDQFFYVNTVTSNGEQISYRAQNVIIATGYYDQPNYLGIPGEDLDKVMHYFKEAHPYFQKNVLVIGGKNSAVDATLELHKAGANVTVLYRGETYSKSVKPWILPEFDALVRKNKVKMEFNAEVLEITNSQVFYETNGEKKSIANDFVFAMTGYKPDHDFLRQVGIKIDEQSGRPQFDEDTLETNIPGVFVAGVIAAGYNNNEIFIENGRLHGELIANSIVKRH; translated from the coding sequence TTGCAAAAGGAACATATCATTATTGTGGGCGGCGGTCCGTGTGGCATGTCATGTGCTATAGAATTAAAAAATAAAAATATAAAAGCCTTAATTATTGAAAAAGAAAACATTGTCAATACCATATACAATTTCCCGACACATCAAATGTTTTTTAGTTCGAGTGAAAAATTAGAAATAGGAAATGTCGCTTTTATTACGGAAAGACAAAAGCCAGTACGAAACCAAGCATTAGCCTATTATAGGTCAGTAGCTGAGAGACAAAGTTTACGGATCAATCCATTTGAAAAAGTACGAAATGTTATAAAAAAAGATCAGTTTTTTTACGTGAACACGGTAACTTCTAACGGTGAGCAAATAAGTTATCGAGCGCAGAATGTAATCATAGCTACTGGGTACTATGATCAACCGAACTATCTAGGAATTCCAGGGGAAGATCTTGATAAAGTGATGCATTATTTTAAAGAAGCACATCCATATTTTCAGAAAAATGTTTTGGTAATCGGTGGCAAAAATTCAGCTGTTGATGCAACATTGGAGCTTCATAAAGCTGGTGCGAACGTTACGGTGTTATACAGAGGAGAAACATATTCAAAAAGTGTAAAACCCTGGATTTTACCAGAATTTGATGCATTAGTACGTAAGAATAAAGTAAAGATGGAGTTTAATGCAGAAGTGTTAGAAATAACAAATTCACAAGTTTTCTATGAAACAAATGGTGAAAAAAAATCAATTGCTAATGATTTCGTTTTTGCCATGACAGGATATAAACCTGATCATGACTTTTTAAGACAGGTTGGGATAAAAATTGATGAACAGAGTGGACGCCCACAATTTGATGAAGATACGCTTGAAACAAATATTCCAGGTGTTTTTGTAGCGGGTGTTATTGCAGCTGGATACAATAATAATGAAATTTTCATTGAAAATGGTCGGCTTCATGGGGAGTTAATAGCTAATTCAATTGTAAAAAGGCATTGA
- a CDS encoding asparaginase, with the protein MKKVVVLTTGGTIASKKNSDSGLLESGVITGDELMELCDIPHGIDIEVDSVLQKASMHITYTDLLLLKQKIDLHLTKPEVDGIVVTHGTDTLEETSYFLNLVTNHSKPIVVTGSQRSPDEIGTDSFVNIKHSILTACSSDLYDVGVVVVFNERIFHSKYVKKEHASNLQGFNSFGFGYLGIIDNGYVHVHQKPIKNEYFHLKKDLPEVDIIKCYMDADDKYIRTARESDIKGLIIEGVGRGQVPPNLMKEIKRCVEKGIKVVITTSAEEGEVYTTYDYLGSAYDLYKNGVILGRDYDSKKARIKLMVGLASEYPNIERIYDPSYF; encoded by the coding sequence TTGAAAAAAGTAGTGGTGTTAACTACAGGAGGAACAATTGCAAGCAAAAAAAATAGTGATTCTGGATTACTTGAATCAGGTGTTATCACTGGTGATGAGTTAATGGAGTTATGCGACATTCCTCATGGTATAGATATTGAGGTTGATTCAGTGTTACAAAAAGCAAGTATGCATATTACGTATACTGATTTGTTACTTCTAAAACAAAAAATAGATTTACATTTAACTAAACCTGAGGTAGACGGTATCGTTGTTACACATGGTACAGATACTTTAGAAGAAACCTCATACTTTCTGAATTTAGTCACCAATCATTCGAAGCCAATTGTTGTTACTGGTTCACAACGTTCTCCTGATGAAATAGGAACAGACTCATTTGTGAATATAAAACATTCTATTCTTACTGCTTGTAGTAGTGATCTATACGATGTAGGGGTAGTAGTTGTCTTTAATGAACGAATATTTCATTCTAAGTACGTTAAAAAAGAACATGCATCAAACTTACAAGGTTTTAATTCCTTTGGGTTTGGTTATCTAGGGATTATTGATAATGGCTATGTGCACGTACATCAAAAACCAATTAAGAATGAATATTTTCATCTTAAAAAAGATCTACCAGAAGTTGATATTATTAAATGCTATATGGATGCAGATGATAAATATATTCGAACTGCAAGGGAATCAGACATTAAAGGATTAATAATTGAAGGTGTCGGACGTGGGCAGGTGCCACCTAATTTGATGAAGGAAATAAAACGCTGTGTAGAAAAGGGAATCAAGGTTGTCATTACCACATCGGCGGAAGAAGGCGAAGTATACACCACGTATGATTACTTGGGTAGTGCATATGATTTATATAAAAATGGTGTAATTTTAGGAAGAGATTACGATAGCAAAAAAGCTAGAATTAAACTCATGGTTGGCCTAGCTAGTGAATATCCTAATATAGAACGCATATATGACCCATCTTATTTTTAA
- the prsW gene encoding glutamic-type intramembrane protease PrsW: MLAILSAGVAPAFALMSFFYLKDRFTEPLHLIIRNFIYGALLVFPIMFMQYALQAEGIGNGDFVQSFFVIAFMEEFFKWFIFIYTFYHHTAFDTHYDGIVYAVAISLGFATVENSLYLLSNGIEYAFSRALFPVSSHALFGVIMGYYFGKAKINSSHKKRNLTFALFIPFLLHGLYNYILIKVASDWLTLLIPFMILLWIMALRRVKEANALKRNAILPSKNR, from the coding sequence ATGCTTGCCATTTTATCAGCTGGTGTTGCACCCGCATTTGCGTTAATGTCCTTTTTTTATTTAAAGGATCGTTTTACAGAACCATTACATTTAATCATTCGCAATTTTATCTATGGTGCACTATTAGTATTTCCAATTATGTTTATGCAATATGCATTGCAAGCAGAAGGGATTGGAAATGGTGACTTTGTTCAATCCTTTTTTGTCATCGCATTTATGGAAGAATTTTTTAAGTGGTTTATTTTTATTTATACCTTTTATCATCATACAGCATTTGACACCCATTACGATGGCATTGTATATGCAGTAGCAATAAGTTTAGGCTTTGCAACAGTGGAAAATTCTTTATACTTATTATCTAATGGCATTGAGTATGCCTTTTCTCGTGCGTTATTTCCAGTATCATCACATGCATTATTTGGTGTCATTATGGGCTATTATTTTGGTAAAGCTAAAATAAATTCATCACATAAAAAAAGGAATCTAACATTTGCCCTTTTTATTCCTTTTCTCCTGCATGGTCTCTATAATTATATATTGATCAAGGTTGCAAGTGATTGGTTGACCTTATTGATTCCATTTATGATTCTTTTATGGATTATGGCCCTTAGGAGGGTCAAAGAAGCCAACGCATTGAAAAGAAATGCGATACTACCGAGTAAGAATAGATAA
- the sleB gene encoding spore cortex-lytic enzyme — MLRKIGLVIMSIYCMTFLVHSTNQNHSVSAFTKQVIQHGAVGDNVIELQSRLQYIGFYNGKIDGVFGWGTYWALRNFQYEFGLEVDGMAGLTTRQKLVDTTEYDYGGASVNKGSSNATNTNNNANGSNAAPAPTAMNVPEGYSQNDIQLMANAVHGEARGEPYVGQVAVASVILNRVESPTFPNTVSGVIFEPRAFTAVADGQIWLTPDETAKQAVIDAINGWDPSGNALYYFNPVTATSDWIWSRPQIKKIGKHIFCK, encoded by the coding sequence ATGCTGCGAAAAATAGGGCTGGTAATAATGAGTATATATTGTATGACTTTTCTAGTACATTCGACTAATCAAAATCATTCCGTGTCTGCATTTACCAAGCAGGTGATTCAACATGGAGCAGTAGGTGATAACGTTATCGAATTGCAGTCTAGATTACAATATATAGGTTTTTATAATGGTAAGATTGATGGTGTATTCGGATGGGGTACTTATTGGGCACTACGAAACTTTCAGTATGAATTCGGACTGGAGGTCGATGGAATGGCTGGTTTGACTACTAGACAAAAATTAGTTGATACAACTGAATATGATTATGGCGGGGCATCAGTTAATAAAGGTTCTTCTAATGCAACTAATACAAATAATAATGCAAATGGTTCAAATGCAGCACCAGCACCAACTGCAATGAATGTACCAGAAGGTTATTCACAAAATGATATTCAATTGATGGCAAATGCGGTTCACGGAGAAGCACGAGGAGAACCTTATGTAGGACAGGTCGCAGTGGCTTCCGTTATTTTGAATCGGGTTGAAAGTCCTACATTCCCTAATACCGTTTCAGGTGTAATTTTTGAACCTAGAGCGTTTACTGCGGTTGCTGATGGACAAATTTGGCTCACACCAGATGAAACGGCAAAACAAGCAGTAATCGATGCTATTAATGGATGGGATCCATCAGGAAATGCGTTATATTATTTCAACCCAGTTACTGCTACCTCTGATTGGATCTGGTCAAGGCCACAAATCAAAAAAATAGGAAAACATATATTCTGTAAATAG
- the ypeB gene encoding germination protein YpeB: MVRWIMITVLTIGIVGVGVWGFQEHQEKNAILIQAENDYQRAFHELTYHVDLLHNKIGSSLAMNSPNSLSPQLIEIWRITSQALSDVGQLPLALIPFNKTEEFLANIGDFTYKTAVRDLETEPLSEDETKRLNKLYEQSGDIKKELREVQHLVLKNNLRWMDVQLALASTDEQQDNTIIDGFKTVEKKVEGYTESNVELTGNSSKEHDYEFLTGDDVSKEEALQLSRKIFNVNKDAKLNITKTGKGADFPMYSISYRGSDKNAYLDMSQQGGHPITLLVDRPVNQNKISLNQGLEKATTYLNEQGFDNMVTYQSDEYSNIGVFSFLYEQDGVRIYSDKIEIKVALDNGDIIGMTARDYFMNHKEREIPSPKVSVEEAKAQVNPDVKIHQEGLAIIDNSIGEEVLTHEFLGVLNNETFRIFINAMDGTEEKIEKLNGTEVNLDLVL, encoded by the coding sequence TTGGTTCGATGGATTATGATAACCGTTCTTACAATAGGTATAGTAGGGGTTGGAGTTTGGGGTTTTCAAGAGCATCAAGAAAAAAATGCAATATTAATTCAAGCTGAAAATGACTATCAGCGTGCATTCCATGAATTGACCTATCACGTGGATTTACTTCATAACAAGATTGGCAGTTCCTTAGCAATGAATTCACCAAATAGCTTGTCACCACAATTAATTGAAATTTGGAGAATAACATCCCAGGCATTGTCTGATGTAGGTCAATTGCCACTTGCGTTAATTCCATTTAACAAAACAGAAGAGTTTCTTGCGAATATAGGAGATTTTACGTATAAGACCGCTGTCAGGGATTTGGAAACAGAACCATTGTCCGAAGATGAAACGAAAAGGTTAAATAAATTATACGAGCAATCAGGTGATATCAAGAAAGAATTGCGAGAAGTACAGCATTTAGTATTAAAAAATAATTTGCGATGGATGGATGTACAACTTGCCTTAGCATCTACCGACGAGCAACAAGATAACACAATTATTGATGGTTTTAAGACAGTGGAAAAAAAGGTAGAAGGCTATACGGAAAGCAATGTGGAGCTTACTGGTAATTCTTCTAAGGAACATGATTATGAATTCTTAACTGGAGACGATGTTAGTAAGGAAGAGGCTCTACAACTAAGTAGAAAGATATTTAACGTGAACAAGGATGCAAAACTTAATATAACTAAAACAGGGAAAGGCGCCGATTTTCCAATGTATAGCATTTCATACCGAGGATCGGATAAAAATGCATATCTGGACATGTCGCAACAAGGTGGGCATCCAATCACACTATTAGTTGATAGACCTGTTAATCAAAATAAGATCAGTTTAAATCAAGGACTAGAGAAAGCCACCACTTATTTAAATGAACAGGGTTTTGATAATATGGTTACTTATCAAAGCGATGAATATAGTAATATAGGTGTATTCTCATTTTTGTATGAGCAGGATGGAGTGCGTATCTACTCAGATAAAATAGAAATAAAAGTTGCATTAGATAACGGTGACATTATTGGAATGACCGCTAGAGACTATTTCATGAATCATAAGGAACGTGAGATACCTTCTCCAAAAGTTTCAGTTGAAGAAGCAAAAGCCCAAGTTAATCCAGATGTGAAGATACATCAAGAAGGCCTAGCAATAATTGATAACTCCATTGGTGAAGAAGTTTTAACACATGAATTCCTAGGTGTCTTAAATAATGAGACATTTCGTATATTCATCAATGCAATGGATGGAACGGAAGAAAAAATTGAAAAATTAAATGGAACCGAGGTTAATTTAGATTTAGTGTTATAG
- a CDS encoding flagellar brake protein, whose translation MDIGTLLTLTAIDPMTGINTTYRCKIIEKNEHYLIIDYPVNEKTKRTAMLPKGTNLQTSYIGSDQSVYSFSTKVVAKVNVPIPALAISNPDKTEIKRIQRRAFVRIETAVDVSIHRTEHKSDSFTTVTSNISGGGMSIIMPATSMVQENECLDVWIVLQMQNDEFHYIHTQSKVIKEFTDRNNVRLASIMFENLSKQDQQVLIRYCFEKQREFRTKEMT comes from the coding sequence ATGGATATAGGTACATTACTTACACTTACCGCGATTGATCCAATGACAGGGATAAATACGACATATCGTTGTAAAATTATCGAGAAAAATGAACATTATTTGATTATTGATTATCCTGTAAATGAAAAAACAAAACGAACGGCCATGTTACCAAAAGGAACTAATTTACAGACATCCTATATCGGAAGTGATCAATCCGTTTATTCGTTTAGCACAAAAGTTGTTGCCAAAGTGAATGTACCTATTCCTGCATTAGCAATAAGTAATCCAGATAAAACGGAAATTAAACGAATTCAACGTCGTGCATTTGTACGAATAGAAACCGCAGTTGATGTTTCTATTCATCGCACAGAGCATAAATCAGATTCTTTTACTACAGTTACTTCAAATATAAGTGGTGGTGGGATGTCGATTATTATGCCTGCAACTAGTATGGTACAGGAAAACGAATGCTTAGATGTATGGATTGTTTTACAAATGCAAAATGACGAATTCCACTACATACATACGCAATCGAAGGTAATTAAAGAGTTTACTGATAGAAATAATGTACGTCTAGCCTCTATAATGTTCGAGAACCTATCTAAACAAGATCAACAAGTATTAATTCGGTACTGTTTTGAGAAACAAAGGGAGTTTCGAACAAAGGAAATGACTTAA
- the cmk gene encoding (d)CMP kinase: MEEGKIAIAIDGPAAAGKSTVAKLVAKKLTYIYVDTGAMYRALTLKAIKQHVSLESEADLAALLTSTTIELKQSENGQKVYLDQQDVTVDIRSLEVTNNVSYVAKHASVRKDMVKRQQALTEKRGVVMDGRDIGTHVIPDAEVKIFLHATVEERAKRRHEENISKGFNSNIEELKEEIKQRDLIDTKRESAPLIKAEDAVEIDTTSLSIDDVARQILSEALNVLKS; the protein is encoded by the coding sequence ATGGAGGAAGGTAAAATAGCAATAGCAATTGATGGGCCTGCAGCGGCAGGTAAGAGCACAGTTGCTAAATTAGTCGCAAAAAAACTCACCTATATTTATGTTGATACTGGCGCAATGTATCGAGCGTTAACATTAAAGGCAATTAAGCAACATGTATCACTAGAAAGTGAAGCGGATTTAGCAGCGTTATTAACATCGACAACAATTGAACTTAAACAATCAGAAAATGGACAGAAAGTCTATTTAGATCAACAGGATGTAACAGTGGATATTCGTTCTTTAGAAGTTACGAATAATGTTTCTTACGTTGCTAAACATGCCAGTGTACGTAAAGATATGGTTAAGCGTCAACAAGCCTTAACGGAAAAAAGGGGCGTTGTAATGGATGGTAGAGATATTGGTACGCATGTAATTCCCGATGCAGAGGTTAAAATATTTCTTCATGCTACAGTTGAAGAGCGAGCAAAGCGACGTCATGAAGAAAATATCTCAAAAGGTTTTAACTCAAACATTGAAGAATTAAAAGAAGAGATTAAACAGCGCGATTTAATTGACACTAAACGAGAATCTGCCCCATTGATTAAAGCGGAAGACGCTGTTGAAATAGATACAACTTCTTTATCCATTGACGATGTAGCAAGACAAATACTAAGTGAAGCCTTGAATGTATTAAAAAGCTGA
- the rpsA gene encoding 30S ribosomal protein S1: MSDSGNEMMEINVGDTVTGTVVKVEDKQVLVDISYKTEGIVPIGELSNLHIDVSSDIINVGDQLTLMVKKVEDDDIILSKKAVDSDKAWVELEEKYKNDEIFTTEIKEVVKGGLVVDVGLRGFIPASLVETYYVDDFSDYINKPLSVKIVDIDREQNRVILSHRAVVEEESAAQKQDILQSLEEGQVLEGTVQRMTNFGVFVDIGGIDGLVHISQLSHQHVEKASDVVSEGQVLKVEVLSIDRDNERISLSHKKTLAGPWTDIEEKVSRGDILDGTVKRLVNFGAFIEVLPGIEGLVHISQIANRHIGTPQEVLEVGQKIEVKVLDINEKEQRMSLSMKEIEQEQAAAEYKKYEKDDDQSSFQLGDIIGNKLDKYKK, encoded by the coding sequence ATGAGCGATTCAGGAAATGAAATGATGGAAATTAATGTTGGTGATACAGTTACAGGAACAGTTGTAAAGGTTGAAGATAAACAGGTTTTAGTTGATATTAGCTATAAAACTGAAGGAATTGTTCCTATTGGTGAATTGTCCAACCTTCATATTGACGTTTCTAGTGATATTATTAATGTTGGAGATCAGCTAACATTAATGGTTAAGAAAGTGGAGGATGATGATATTATCCTTTCAAAAAAAGCTGTTGATTCAGATAAGGCATGGGTAGAACTTGAAGAAAAATATAAAAATGACGAAATTTTTACTACTGAAATAAAGGAAGTAGTAAAGGGTGGACTAGTTGTTGACGTGGGGCTAAGGGGATTTATTCCTGCTTCTCTAGTTGAAACATACTATGTGGATGATTTTTCGGATTATATAAATAAGCCATTAAGCGTCAAAATTGTTGATATAGATCGAGAACAGAACCGTGTAATATTGTCTCATCGTGCAGTAGTAGAAGAAGAATCAGCTGCACAAAAACAGGATATTCTGCAATCATTGGAAGAAGGACAAGTATTAGAAGGAACGGTACAACGAATGACAAACTTCGGAGTTTTTGTTGATATTGGTGGCATAGATGGATTAGTTCATATATCACAGCTATCCCATCAACATGTGGAAAAAGCTTCAGATGTCGTTTCAGAAGGACAAGTATTAAAGGTAGAAGTTCTCTCGATAGACCGTGATAATGAGCGTATTTCATTATCCCATAAGAAAACGTTAGCAGGACCATGGACAGATATTGAAGAAAAGGTATCTCGTGGTGATATTTTAGACGGTACTGTTAAGCGTCTTGTCAATTTTGGTGCATTTATCGAGGTTCTACCAGGTATTGAAGGTTTAGTTCATATTTCACAAATTGCTAATCGTCATATCGGTACACCACAAGAAGTATTAGAAGTAGGACAAAAAATAGAAGTCAAAGTATTAGATATTAATGAAAAAGAACAAAGAATGTCATTAAGTATGAAAGAAATTGAACAAGAACAGGCTGCTGCTGAATATAAAAAATATGAAAAAGACGATGATCAGTCTAGTTTTCAATTAGGAGATATAATTGGGAACAAACTTGACAAATATAAAAAATAA
- a CDS encoding YphA family membrane protein produces MTDGLLFYWFSWLLWIYFTFVMKKRKERTVYAFWVLLILCGASVYITILGYKIMLSYLFLAFGAMVMLAKSKHLFYHLFCSLTIMVLYMAIMLWENYFPLWMMLSKTFISPLIIVFIALIIMSKGFYSKVSIILLGISSGELMNSFIMSSYAMKELIGGYVFFDSVLIILFLLIGFEIVYALKVKIRSVFLIYKKSFRVLREE; encoded by the coding sequence ATGACGGATGGTTTACTATTCTATTGGTTTAGTTGGTTATTATGGATTTACTTTACATTTGTGATGAAGAAGAGGAAGGAACGAACAGTATATGCATTTTGGGTTCTTCTTATTTTATGTGGTGCATCTGTTTATATAACCATCCTAGGGTACAAAATTATGCTGTCTTATTTATTTTTAGCCTTTGGTGCTATGGTTATGCTGGCAAAAAGTAAACATTTGTTCTATCATTTGTTTTGTTCATTAACGATTATGGTATTATATATGGCGATTATGTTATGGGAAAATTATTTTCCATTATGGATGATGCTTTCTAAGACATTTATTTCTCCTTTAATAATCGTTTTTATCGCTTTAATTATTATGTCTAAAGGCTTCTATAGCAAGGTTTCCATTATTCTATTAGGCATTAGTAGCGGAGAACTAATGAATAGTTTTATTATGTCTAGCTATGCAATGAAAGAACTAATTGGTGGGTATGTATTTTTTGATAGCGTGCTTATTATTCTATTTTTACTCATAGGGTTTGAAATTGTCTATGCCTTAAAGGTTAAAATTCGGTCTGTTTTTCTTATCTATAAAAAATCTTTTCGTGTGTTAAGAGAGGAATAA
- the der gene encoding ribosome biogenesis GTPase Der, translated as MRKSVVAIVGRPNVGKSTIFNRLVGERISIVEDIPGVTRDRIYAEGEWLTSTFNVIDTGGIEIGDEPLLVQMRHQAEVAIDEADVIIFLVNGKEGITAADEEVAKLLYKSNKPIVLGVNKIDNPEMRERIYEFYSLGFGEPFPISGAHGLGLGDMLDEVVGNFPKRETEVPDEDTVYFSLIGRPNVGKSSLVNALLNEDRVIVSEMEGTTRDAIDTHLHKDDQDFVIIDTAGMRKRGKVYESTEKYSVLRALKAIERSDVVLVLIDAESGIREQDKKIAGYAHEAGRAIIIVVNKWDTIESDEKAIRDFEEKVRAHFLFLDYAPIVFLSAKTKKRLHTLIPAIKMASENHSIRIATNVLNDVIMDAIAMNPTPTLKGKRLKVLYATQVAVKPPSFVVFVNDPELMHFSYQRFLENKIREAFGFVGTPIKIFARRRQ; from the coding sequence ATGAGGAAATCTGTAGTAGCTATTGTAGGAAGACCAAATGTCGGTAAGTCGACCATTTTTAATAGATTAGTTGGAGAACGTATATCAATCGTTGAGGATATTCCAGGTGTAACAAGAGACCGTATTTATGCAGAAGGTGAATGGTTAACTTCTACTTTTAATGTAATTGACACTGGAGGTATTGAGATTGGTGATGAGCCTTTATTAGTTCAAATGCGTCATCAAGCGGAAGTAGCAATTGATGAAGCGGATGTTATTATTTTCTTGGTAAATGGTAAGGAGGGGATAACAGCAGCTGATGAAGAAGTTGCAAAGCTTTTATATAAATCGAATAAACCAATTGTTCTAGGTGTTAACAAAATAGATAATCCTGAAATGCGCGAAAGAATTTACGAGTTTTACTCCCTCGGATTCGGAGAACCATTCCCAATATCAGGAGCTCATGGGCTAGGATTAGGTGATATGTTGGATGAAGTTGTTGGAAACTTTCCAAAGCGAGAAACAGAAGTACCAGATGAGGATACGGTGTATTTCAGTCTGATAGGTCGTCCAAATGTAGGGAAATCTTCACTAGTTAACGCGCTGTTAAATGAAGATCGTGTTATTGTGAGTGAAATGGAAGGTACCACACGTGATGCAATCGATACACACTTGCATAAAGATGACCAAGACTTTGTTATAATTGATACAGCTGGTATGCGAAAACGTGGGAAAGTGTACGAGTCAACCGAAAAATACAGTGTATTACGTGCTTTAAAGGCTATTGAGCGTTCAGATGTTGTATTAGTACTGATTGATGCAGAATCTGGGATACGCGAACAAGATAAAAAAATTGCAGGTTATGCGCATGAAGCTGGTCGAGCAATCATAATTGTGGTTAATAAATGGGATACAATAGAATCAGATGAAAAGGCTATTCGCGATTTTGAAGAAAAAGTTCGTGCCCATTTTCTATTCTTAGATTATGCACCCATTGTCTTTTTGTCGGCCAAAACAAAAAAACGGTTACATACGTTAATACCTGCAATTAAAATGGCTAGTGAAAATCATTCCATACGTATAGCAACAAACGTCTTAAATGATGTGATCATGGATGCTATAGCAATGAACCCAACGCCAACACTAAAAGGCAAGCGACTGAAAGTATTGTATGCAACGCAGGTAGCTGTTAAACCACCTAGCTTTGTGGTTTTTGTTAATGATCCAGAATTAATGCACTTTTCTTATCAACGATTTTTAGAAAACAAAATTAGAGAAGCATTTGGCTTTGTTGGAACGCCAATAAAAATCTTTGCAAGAAGAAGACAGTAA
- a CDS encoding NAD(P)H-dependent glycerol-3-phosphate dehydrogenase, whose translation MSKVAVLGAGSWGTALSIVLADNGHDVRLWTHRADQADTINSTHKNEKYLEIMIPKQIKAYDDLAKAVEDVSAVVVVVPSSAIRDVCAKLNNYISSNITIVHASKGIEPESLKRISEMMSEEMSNYLYEDIVVLSGPSHAEEVGKRQPTTVTVSSLNENNAEIIQDLFINEAFRVYTSPDILGVELGGALKNIIALGAGISDGLGYGDNAKAALITRGLAEIARLGTSLGANPLTFLGLPGVGDLIVTCTSVHSRNWRAGNLLGKGRKLEEVLDQMGMVVEGVRTTKAAHQFAEKQQIEMPITKGLYNILFEDEKPKTVVDQLMSRSKREEMDDLAELLSKKYS comes from the coding sequence ATGAGTAAAGTAGCTGTATTAGGAGCCGGAAGCTGGGGCACCGCATTAAGTATTGTGTTAGCTGATAATGGTCATGATGTTCGTTTATGGACACATCGTGCGGACCAAGCCGATACGATTAACTCTACACATAAAAATGAAAAGTATCTAGAGATCATGATTCCTAAACAAATCAAAGCCTATGACGATTTGGCTAAGGCAGTTGAAGACGTTTCTGCAGTAGTAGTAGTTGTACCATCTAGTGCGATTCGAGATGTCTGTGCTAAATTAAATAATTATATTTCTTCAAATATAACGATTGTTCATGCTTCAAAAGGAATTGAACCAGAGTCACTAAAAAGAATTTCTGAAATGATGAGTGAAGAAATGTCGAATTATCTCTATGAGGATATCGTGGTTTTATCTGGACCAAGTCATGCAGAGGAAGTTGGAAAGCGTCAGCCGACCACTGTTACCGTTTCATCCTTAAATGAGAACAATGCTGAGATAATTCAGGATTTATTTATCAATGAAGCATTTCGAGTTTATACAAGCCCAGATATATTAGGTGTTGAACTAGGAGGAGCTCTAAAGAATATTATAGCACTAGGAGCTGGTATTTCAGATGGACTGGGATATGGGGATAATGCTAAAGCTGCATTAATAACACGGGGCTTAGCTGAAATCGCTAGACTCGGAACTTCACTCGGTGCAAACCCTCTTACTTTCTTAGGATTACCAGGAGTCGGTGACTTAATTGTTACCTGTACAAGTGTCCATAGCAGAAATTGGCGTGCAGGTAATTTGCTAGGTAAAGGAAGAAAGCTTGAAGAAGTTTTAGATCAAATGGGGATGGTAGTCGAAGGTGTACGAACTACAAAGGCTGCCCATCAATTTGCTGAAAAACAACAAATTGAAATGCCGATAACAAAGGGACTATATAACATCCTATTTGAAGATGAAAAGCCTAAAACAGTTGTGGACCAATTGATGAGCAGATCGAAACGAGAAGAAATGGATGATTTAGCTGAATTATTAAGTAAGAAGTATTCTTAA
- a CDS encoding stage VI sporulation protein F, with the protein MSNFKDNLFNNIQKKSNIKQEDIYKVADSVKHANFSDEKTVRNLIRQLARMANKPISKEKEDKIVQSITKNNMPVDMQSLNKLFKK; encoded by the coding sequence GTGAGTAATTTTAAAGATAATCTTTTTAACAATATACAAAAGAAATCTAATATTAAGCAAGAAGATATTTACAAGGTTGCAGACTCTGTTAAGCATGCCAATTTTTCTGATGAAAAAACAGTCAGAAACTTAATTAGACAATTGGCACGAATGGCGAATAAACCAATATCAAAAGAAAAAGAGGACAAAATTGTACAATCTATAACTAAAAATAATATGCCTGTGGATATGCAATCGTTGAATAAACTTTTTAAAAAGTAG